One window from the genome of Cervus elaphus chromosome 8, mCerEla1.1, whole genome shotgun sequence encodes:
- the LOC122698776 gene encoding ras-specific guanine nucleotide-releasing factor RalGPS2-like isoform X2 gives MDLMNGQASNVNIAATASEKSSSSESLSDKGSELKKSFDAVVFDVLKVTPEEYAGQITLMDVPVFKAIQPDELSSCGWNKKEKYSSAPNAVAFTRRFNHVSFWVVREILHAQTLKIRAEVLSHYIKTAKKLYELNNLHALMAVVSGLQSAPIFRLTKTWALLSQKDKTTFEKLEYVMSKEDNYKRLRDYISSLKMTPCIPYLGIYLSDLTYIDSAYPSTGSILENEQRSNLMNNILRIISDLQQSCEYDIPMLPHVQKYLNSVQYIEELQKFVEDDNYKLSLKIEPGTSTPRSAASREDLVGPEVGASPQSGRKSMAAEGALLPQTPPSPRNLIQHGHRKCHSLDYNFIHKMNTAEFKSATFPNAGPRHLLDDSVMEPHAPSRGQAESSTLSSGISIGSSDGSELSEETSWPAFESSAESEDLAVHLYPGAVTIQGVLRRKTLLKEGKKPTVAPWTKYWAALCGTQLFYYAAKSLKATERKHFKSTSNKNVSVVGWMVMMADDPEHPDLFLLTDSEKGNSYKFQAGSRMNAMLWFKHLSAACQSNKQQVPTNLMTFE, from the exons ATGGACCTAATGAACGGGCAGGCAAGCAATGTTAATATTGCTGCTACTGCTTCTGAGAAAAGTAGCAGTTCTGAATCATTAAGTGACAAAGGTTCTGAATTGAAGAAAAGTTTTGATGCTGTGGTATTTGATGTCCTTAAGGTTACACCAGAAGAATATGCGGGTCAGATAACACTAATGGATGTTCCAGTATTTAAAGCCATTCAACCAGATGAGCTTTCAAGTTGTGgatggaataaaaaagaaaaatacagttctGCACCAAATGCAGTTGCCTTCACAAGAAGATTTAATCACGTAAGCTTTTGGGTTGTTAGAGAGATTCTTCATGCTCAAACgttaaaaattagagcagaagtTTTGAGCCACTATATTAAAACTGCTAAGAAGTTGTATGAGCTGAATAACCTTCATGCACTTATGGCAGTGGTTTCCGGCTTACAGAGTGCCCCAATTTTCAGATTGACTAAAACATGGGCGTTATTAAGTCAAAAAGACAAAACCACCTTTGAAAAACTAGAATATGTAATGAGTAAAGAAGATAATTACAAAAGACTCAGAGACTATATAAGTAGCTTAAAGATGACACCCTGCATTCCCTATTTAGGTATCTATCTGTCTGATTTAACATACATTGATTCAGCATATCCATCAACTGGCAGCATTCtagaaaatgaacaaagatcaaacTTGATGAATAACATCCTTAGAATAATTTCTGATTTACAGCAGTCCTGTGAATATGATATCCCCATGTTGCCTCATGTCCAAAAATACCTGAACTCTGTTCAGTATATAGAAGAACTGCAAAAGTTTGTGGAAGATGATAATTACAAGCTTTCATTAAAGATAGAACCAGGGACAAGCACACCACGTTCTGCTGCTTCCAGGGAGGATTTAGTAGGTCCTGAAGTAGGAGCATCTCCACAAAGCGGAAGAAAAAGCATGGCCGCTGAAGGAGCCTTGCTGCCGCAGACACCGCCATCCCCTCGGAACCTGATTCAGCACGGACATAGAAAGTGCCACAGCCTGGATTACAatttcattcataaaatgaacaCAGCAGAGTTTAAGAGTGCAACGTTCCCAAATGCAGGGCCAAGACATCTATTAGATGATAGCGTCATGGAGCCCCATGCACCATCTCGAGGCCAAGCTGAAAGCTCTACTCTTTCTAGTGGAATATCAATAGGTAGCAGTGATGGCTCTGAACTAAGTGAAGAGACTTCATGGCCTGCTTTTGAAAG TTCTGCGGAATCAGAGGATTTGGCAGTACATCTATATCCAGGGGCTGTTACTATTCAAGGTGTTCTCAGGAGAAAAACTTTGTTAAAAGAAGGCAAGAAGCCTACAGTAGCACCTTGGACAAAATACTGGGCGGCTTTGTGTGGGACGCAGCTTTTCTACTATGCTGCCAAATCTCTAAAGGctacagaaagaaaacattttaaatcaacatcAAATAAGAATGTGTCTGTAGTAggatggatggtgatgatggctGATGACCCAGAACATCCAGATCTCTTCTTGCTGACTGACTCTGAGAAAGGAAATTCGTACAAGTTTCAAGCAGGCAGTAGGATGAATGCAATGCTGTGGTTTAAGCATTTGAGTGCAGCCTGCCAAAGCAACAAACAACAGGTTCCTACAAACTTGATGACTTTTGAGTAA
- the LOC122698776 gene encoding ras-specific guanine nucleotide-releasing factor RalGPS2-like isoform X1, with amino-acid sequence MDLMNGQASNVNIAATASEKSSSSESLSDKGSELKKSFDAVVFDVLKVTPEEYAGQITLMDVPVFKAIQPDELSSCGWNKKEKYSSAPNAVAFTRRFNHVSFWVVREILHAQTLKIRAEVLSHYIKTAKKLYELNNLHALMAVVSGLQSAPIFRLTKTWALLSQKDKTTFEKLEYVMSKEDNYKRLRDYISSLKMTPCIPYLGIYLSDLTYIDSAYPSTGSILENEQRSNLMNNILRIISDLQQSCEYDIPMLPHVQKYLNSVQYIEELQKFVEDDNYKLSLKIEPGTSTPRSAASREDLVGPEVGASPQSGRKSMAAEGALLPQTPPSPRNLIQHGHRKCHSLDYNFIHKMNTAEFKSATFPNAGPRHLLDDSVMEPHAPSRGQAESSTLSSGISIGSSDGSELSEETSWPAFERNRLYHSLGPVTRVARTGCRSHMKASSSAESEDLAVHLYPGAVTIQGVLRRKTLLKEGKKPTVAPWTKYWAALCGTQLFYYAAKSLKATERKHFKSTSNKNVSVVGWMVMMADDPEHPDLFLLTDSEKGNSYKFQAGSRMNAMLWFKHLSAACQSNKQQVPTNLMTFE; translated from the coding sequence ATGGACCTAATGAACGGGCAGGCAAGCAATGTTAATATTGCTGCTACTGCTTCTGAGAAAAGTAGCAGTTCTGAATCATTAAGTGACAAAGGTTCTGAATTGAAGAAAAGTTTTGATGCTGTGGTATTTGATGTCCTTAAGGTTACACCAGAAGAATATGCGGGTCAGATAACACTAATGGATGTTCCAGTATTTAAAGCCATTCAACCAGATGAGCTTTCAAGTTGTGgatggaataaaaaagaaaaatacagttctGCACCAAATGCAGTTGCCTTCACAAGAAGATTTAATCACGTAAGCTTTTGGGTTGTTAGAGAGATTCTTCATGCTCAAACgttaaaaattagagcagaagtTTTGAGCCACTATATTAAAACTGCTAAGAAGTTGTATGAGCTGAATAACCTTCATGCACTTATGGCAGTGGTTTCCGGCTTACAGAGTGCCCCAATTTTCAGATTGACTAAAACATGGGCGTTATTAAGTCAAAAAGACAAAACCACCTTTGAAAAACTAGAATATGTAATGAGTAAAGAAGATAATTACAAAAGACTCAGAGACTATATAAGTAGCTTAAAGATGACACCCTGCATTCCCTATTTAGGTATCTATCTGTCTGATTTAACATACATTGATTCAGCATATCCATCAACTGGCAGCATTCtagaaaatgaacaaagatcaaacTTGATGAATAACATCCTTAGAATAATTTCTGATTTACAGCAGTCCTGTGAATATGATATCCCCATGTTGCCTCATGTCCAAAAATACCTGAACTCTGTTCAGTATATAGAAGAACTGCAAAAGTTTGTGGAAGATGATAATTACAAGCTTTCATTAAAGATAGAACCAGGGACAAGCACACCACGTTCTGCTGCTTCCAGGGAGGATTTAGTAGGTCCTGAAGTAGGAGCATCTCCACAAAGCGGAAGAAAAAGCATGGCCGCTGAAGGAGCCTTGCTGCCGCAGACACCGCCATCCCCTCGGAACCTGATTCAGCACGGACATAGAAAGTGCCACAGCCTGGATTACAatttcattcataaaatgaacaCAGCAGAGTTTAAGAGTGCAACGTTCCCAAATGCAGGGCCAAGACATCTATTAGATGATAGCGTCATGGAGCCCCATGCACCATCTCGAGGCCAAGCTGAAAGCTCTACTCTTTCTAGTGGAATATCAATAGGTAGCAGTGATGGCTCTGAACTAAGTGAAGAGACTTCATGGCCTGCTTTTGAAAGGAACAGATTATACCATTCTCTCGGCCCGGTGACAAGAGTGGCACGAACTGGCTGTCGAAGCCACATGAAGGCCAGCAGTTCTGCGGAATCAGAGGATTTGGCAGTACATCTATATCCAGGGGCTGTTACTATTCAAGGTGTTCTCAGGAGAAAAACTTTGTTAAAAGAAGGCAAGAAGCCTACAGTAGCACCTTGGACAAAATACTGGGCGGCTTTGTGTGGGACGCAGCTTTTCTACTATGCTGCCAAATCTCTAAAGGctacagaaagaaaacattttaaatcaacatcAAATAAGAATGTGTCTGTAGTAggatggatggtgatgatggctGATGACCCAGAACATCCAGATCTCTTCTTGCTGACTGACTCTGAGAAAGGAAATTCGTACAAGTTTCAAGCAGGCAGTAGGATGAATGCAATGCTGTGGTTTAAGCATTTGAGTGCAGCCTGCCAAAGCAACAAACAACAGGTTCCTACAAACTTGATGACTTTTGAGTAA